A stretch of the Hippoglossus hippoglossus isolate fHipHip1 chromosome 1, fHipHip1.pri, whole genome shotgun sequence genome encodes the following:
- the haspin gene encoding serine/threonine-protein kinase haspin, with protein MKPVKSLFLKTYGKQRRKLPAWISPENRKRVFDSTDSTDGDISVFEPAKPARTRERSTSVVSRRGARAAKKKAMLCLTEKTCDEENFNNEENIVIPSPPHPQAPQQSETTRGKKTRGCSGRVHPAKRKAVSSLTDNSSDEENIGRPFPQCPQPAQQSKTTRKSQLTSVPGVLIRQKRQQVPVTSESEEDSRVHHRSVGRFVTRRRCGAVVKPKLQKTIVSIFNSSDDFTSGAIRSNGTRQHRKRRKVPPAFLVSSAENSVNDAGTFSFATSPLREISLNESADRSVGPSPRNPIFCSTPSAGSFSKHPHLKPIPINDKSSSPPSMSVSSTCVISTFKEDLNSPGQPVSEPYSAPSTGLHSEGKLLSSLGEQVPHLHHHEELSGDVLMEHTSTNKRSSCSEDAKSYSENSKTKNGDELSSLIHLSSDSENSCEFVSAAGGLEWLIEALKEQCLTKLCTVQLERLDILTMTQLCSETTYSSCLELLSSDDDPLSVDSSQTPAFDLHLSVTDNTTRDHLELINSFESTGQAVSVTDTASVACEQPPECSSASVFYDESTQNTESSVDFIMDTQLRANGPVKTLFTEEKAAAVKDTCLAKKCTVQLEILSLPQMTKQEESPLTCNNMSDSLDAVRSENDYTHNIDDPEDLTCSGDATEGMTVSDRWSINSSRRPVAHTQSSDPETEEKAAVISMLKEKCLSVKPAVEIKRLTLSQLRHKKRKSSSAMSDPASDEQIKNDHQSVSDANLCHGNTYLKVSRKKWSSTSSEDKISSDKEVVKSSCDVLPKRKKLSLAPRDKKMRSTSTDQPGTTRKACVSGLSVSRWKNKSSTHTRAGEVKPVDCSINELISTKHKQQRELGTVMNFSTPVKANPLNLSSLLADFTPNTHTWSRLKAALSVHRKVHLTPRSLHLSPGRTALAELSQDLFATPFRTLFPKHLQSQLCHDTPCEDTDLSDAEKVYAECGQKHPLPWEDSILPHRMKRCVKIGEGTFGEVFSTTNASGDTVALKIIPVEGSEKVNGETQKIFGEILHEIIISKELSSLKEKKQNQTHGFIGLNDLHCVRGCYPPDFLNAWDKFDQQKGSENDRPDFFEKDQLFLILEFEFGGVDLENSNGTLASLGVAKSILHQVTAALAVAEEELHFEHRDLHWGNVLVKTTKQKTGSFLLNGTAHSLETKGVLVRIIDYSLSRLEIDDLTVSCDISKDEELFMGQGDYQFDIYRLMRQENGNNWSNFHPHTNVLWLHYLCSKLLSMKYRSSGGRGAKDIRAALTRFYDNVLQYSSATEALQTCPMFQ; from the exons ATGAAGCCGGTCAAGTCGTTGTTTCTGAAGACGTACGGTAAACAGCGGAGAAAACTGCCCGCGTGGATTTCACCTGAAAACCGCAAACGGGTCTTCGACAGCACCGACTCCACAGACGGTGACATCTCCGTGTTTGAACCCGCAAAACCTGCGAGGACAAG AGAGAGGAGCACTAGTGTTGTAAGTCGTAGAGGAGCTCGTGCCGCCAAGAAAAAGGCCATGCTATGTCTGACAGAGAAGACCTGTGATGAAGAGAATTTCAACAACGAGGAGAACATCGtcatcccctctcctcctcatcctcaggcGCCTCAGCAGAGCGAGACGACAAG AGGGAAGAAGACTCGTGGTTGCAGTGGTAGAGTTCATCCTGCCAAGAGAAAAGCTGTGTCCTCTCTGACAGACAACAGCAGTGACGAGGAGAACATCGGCAGGCCTTTTCCTCAGTGCCCTCAGCCTGCTCAGCAGAGCAAGACAACCAG GAAAAGCCAGCTCACGTCTGTTCCAGGAGTTTTGATCAGGCAGAAACGGCAGCAGGTTCCAGTGACCAGCGAGAGTGAAGAAGACTCGAG GGTTCACCATCGTTCTGTGGGCCGCTTTGTAACTCGTCGCAGATGTGGAGCTGTTGTCAAACCCAAACTCCAAAAAACTATTGTCAGTATATTTAACTCTTCAGATGACTTCACTTCTGGAGCCATTCGTTCCAATGGTACCCGTCAGCataggaagaggaggaaggtcCCTCCAGCGTTTTTGGTGTCGAGTGCGGAGAACTCAGTGAATGATGCAGGGACTTTCAGCTTTGCCACCAGCCCCCTCCGAGAGATATCCCTCAATGAGTCGGCAGATCGCAGTGTCGGACCTTCCCCCAGAAACCCCATCTTTTGCTCTACTCCCTCAGCAGGATCCTTCAGCAAACATCCCCACCTTAAACCCATCCCCATTAATGATaagtcctcctctcctccatctatGTCAGTGAGCTCTACATGTGTCATCAGCACATTTAAGGAAGATTTGAATTCACCAGGGCAGCCTGTCTCTGAACCATATTCTGCACCATCCACTGGACTCCACTCTGAGGGGAAGCTGCTGTCAAGCCTTGGTGAGCAAGTACCACACCTGCATCACCACGAAGAGCTGTCTGGTGATGTGTTAATggaacacacaagcacaaacaagAGGAGCAGCTGTAGCGAGGACGCTAAAAGCTACAGTGAAAATTCAAAGACAAAGAATGGTGATGAATTATCAAGTTTAATTCACCTTTCTTCAGACAGTGAGAACAGCTGCGAGTTTGTGTCAGCAGCAGGAGGGCTGGAGTGGCTGATagaggctctgaaggagcaatGTTTGACCAAGCTCTGCACAGTGCAGCTGGAGAGATTAGACATCCTAACCATGACTCAGCTCTGCAGTGAAACAACCTACTCATCCTGTTTGGAACTTTTGAGCTCAGATGACGATCCACTGTCAGTGGACAGCAGTCAAACTCCAGCATTTGATCTCCATTTGTCAGTGACTGACAATACAACCAGAGATCATTTAGAGTTGATAAATAGCTTTGAGTCCACTGGACAGGCAGTATCAGTGACTGACACTGCATCAGTTGCCTGCGAGCAGCCGCCTGAATGCTCATCAGCATCAGTGTTTTATGATGAATCTACCCAAAACACCGAGAGCAGTGTTGATTTTATTATGGACACACAATTACGAGCCAACGGCcctgtgaaaacactgtttactGAAGAGAAAGCTGCGGCAGTAAAGGACACATGTCTTGCAAAGAAGTGCACCGTTCAGCTTGAAATATTGTCCTTGCCACAAATGACAAAGCAGGAGGAGTCACCTTTGACTTGTAATAATATGTCTGATAGTTTAGATGCAGTCAGGTCTGAAAATGACTACACGCATAACATTGATGACCCAGAAGATCTCACGTGTTCAGGAGATGCCACCGAGGGAATGACGGTGTCTGATAGATGGTCAATAAACAGCAGCCGCCGTCCAGTCGCTCATACACAGTCCAGTGAtccagaaacagaagaaaaggcCGCGGTTATCTCAATGCTGAAGGAGAAATGTCTATCTGTCAAACCCGCTGTTGAGATAAAGAGATTAACTTTATCACAGTTGAGACACAAAAAGCGTAAATCATCCTCGGCCATGTCCGACCCAGCCAGTGATGAACAGATAAAGAACGACCACCAGTCTGTAAGTGATGCTAATCTCTGTCATGGAAACACTTATCTGAAAGTCAGTAGGAAAAAGTGGAGCTCGACCAGCTCTGAAGACAAGATTTCCTCAGACAAAGAAGTGGTAAAGAGCTCCTGTGACGTTCTgcccaaaagaaaaaagttgtcTCTGGCTCCGAGAGACAAGAAAATGAGAAGCACTTCCACAGACCAACCTGGGACCACGAGGAAGGCGTGTGTGAGCGGCCTGAGCGTGAGTCgttggaaaaacaaaagcagcacacacacaagggcagGGGAAGTGAAGCCTGTGGACTGCAGCATCAACGAGCTGATctccacaaaacacaaacagcagagg GAGCTTGGAACAGTCATGAATTTCTCCACCCCGGTGAAAGCGAACCCGCTCAACCTCTCATCTCTGCTGGCTGActtcacaccaaacacacacacctggagcCGACTCAAGGCCGCCCTCTCGGTTCATCGCAAAG TGCATCTCACTCCGAGGAGTTTACATCTGTCTCCGGGGCGGACGGCTCTAGCAGAGCTCAGCCAGGATCTCTTTGCCACACCCTTTCGGACGCTGTTCCCCAAACACCTCCAGTCACAGCTGTGCCATGACACTCCG TGTGAGGACACAGATCTGTCGGATGCAGAGAAGGTGTATGCTGAGTGTGGCCAGAAGCACCCTCTGCCCTGGGAGGACAGTATTCTCCCTCACCGTATGAAACGCTGTGTTAAGATCGGGGAGGGAACCTTTGGCGAAGTCTTTTCCACCACCAACGCCTCAGGGGACACAGTTGCTCTCAAA ATAATTCCAGTAGAGGGCAGTGAGAAGGTGAACGGAGAGACCCAGAAGATTTTTGGAGAGATTCTCCATGAGATTATAATCTCAAA GGAGCTGAGCAgcctgaaagagaagaaacaaaaccaGACTCACGGCTTTATTGGACTCAATGA TCTCCACTGCGTTCGAGGCTGTTACCCTCCTGATTTCCTGAATGCTTGGGACAAATTTGACCAACAGAAAGGCTCCGAGAATGACAGACCAG ATTTCTTTGAGAAGGATCAGTTGTTCTTAATCCTGGAGTTTGAGTTCGGAGGCGTCGATCTCGAGAACAGCAATGGAACG CTTGCATCTTTGGGAGTGGCGAAGAGCATCCTTCATCAGGTGACTGCCGCCTTGGCTGTTGCTGAGGAGGAGCTACACTTTGAACACAG GGACCTTCACTGGGGCAACGTGTTGGTCAAAACAACCAAGCAGAAGACAGGGAGCTTCCTCCTGAACGGAACGGCCCACTCTCTGGAAACCAAAGGGGTGCTGGTCCGCATCATTGACTACTCCCTCTCCAGGCTAGAAATCG ATGATCTGACGGTTTCCTGTGACATCTCAAAGGACGAGGAGCTTTTCATGGGCCAGGGAGATTACCAGTTTGATATCTACAGGCTGATGAGACAGGAGAATGG AAACAACTGGAGCAACTTCCACCCCCATACCAACGTGCTGTGGCTCCACTACCTGTGCTCCAAGCTACTATCCATGAAGTACCGCAGCTCGGGAGGGAGGGGAGCCAAGGACATTCGAGCAGCGCTCACTCGTTTCTATGACAACGTCCTCCAGTATAGCTCCGCCACCGAGGCGCTACAAACCTGCCCCATGTTTCAGTAG